The Deltaproteobacteria bacterium genomic interval TATGACATCTAACCCGGAAACCTCGTTCAAGATAAACGTCTGCCCCTTTTCAGCTGCCGCGCGCTCGGCCTCGACCACGACCTCGGAGACAAGTGTCTTCAAATCGAACTCGACAAGCTCCGTTGAAACGCCCTCGTATGTGCGCGTTACATCGAGAAGCTTTTCTATGTGCCCGAGCAGTTCGTTGCCGCTCTTTGTTATGTTGCCAAGATACTTTTGCCCGCTCTCCGAGAGCTTACTCGACGAATCGATGGATATGAGTTCGGTAAACCCTAGTATGTGGGTGAGCGGGGTCTTCAGCTCATGGCTCATATTGGCAAGGAATGTGCCCTTATATCGCCCTGCGGCCACGAGCTCGCTGTTTATCGAGTCTATCACCTTGAGCATGCTCCTTAGTTTCTCTTCCCTCTCCTTTATGACCGAGCTCATGTTGTTAAACCCGTCGGCCAGGTCCTCGAGCTCGTCGTTGGTCGTAACGCTCACTTCCTTGGAATAATCGCCGCTTGTTATCCTCTCGGCCCCGCTGTAGAGCTCTTCGATGGGTAGCGTTATGCGCCTTCTTAGCTGGTAATAAAGGACTGCGACGAGCGCCAGTCCTATGGCAGCGAAGACATAGAGCATCTTTCGCGCGCCTGCGGCGCGCCTGTTTGCCTTGGCCTCGAGACTTCTATTTTCTATAACCGCCTCTGTATCGAAGCGGTCGAGGTCCGAAGCAACCGAGTCGGCAAGCACAACCGCGTCGTTTAACTTGTCGGTTATCTGCCTGCTGCCGGGCTTGGCGTCCGAATACACGACATCCAAAACAAGCTCGCTTACCGCTACCGCGCCGGTCTTGACGCCCTCTTTACGCTCGTCCCACGGGGCATACGGCGGCAACGACTCCATCTCGCCAAGTGTATCACCCATGGCCCTTAGTGTCGAATCGAACTCGTTTCGCTTGGCTTTGTCACTTCCTATTATATATTCGCCGGAAAGTCTTATGAGCTTATGGATGTTGACGTTTAAATGATCGGCAAGCTCTATCCTTCTTGCCATCACGTGCATCTCTTTCATATCAGAGATCACGGCGTCTATGGTAAAGACCGACCACACGAGGAAAACTGCGGCAAAGGCTGCGCCGGCGAAAAACATCGCGATGATCTTCCTGTTTATGCCGGTCCTCATAGTTTCAGGGCCACCACGCCTTCGGCAAACGAGGCAACCGAGGCCGGCACATAGGCAATCGCGCCCTTCTCGCGCTGAACCAACTCGACAGCCTCGTATGAGCTGTGCAGGGTCGGGGGCACGTCGATACCCTCCCTGAACACCTTTTTCACCCAGTGAAGCTTATAATCCTTTTGCGTCATGCCGACAACCTTTCCAAGAAAGGCCTCTTTCAGGCTGCCGTCCTGCATGTTGACAGGCATCAGCGTAACGCCGCCCTCGAACCTCTTTTCGCCAAGGAATATCTTCTTTACCGTATCGGCGGTAACGCCGGATGCGAACGGCCCCTTGCGGTTGACGATGACGACGAAATCATCGGCAGCCATGCCCCGGTATGCAGCGCCAAAGACCGCCGCGAATATCAATATGCAAACCGTAACGCGTTTCATACGAAAATCACAACCGCCTTAGAAGTGAAAGGCCCACTGGGCCTCGAAGGAATCTTCTCTT includes:
- a CDS encoding HAMP domain-containing histidine kinase, with the protein product MRTGINRKIIAMFFAGAAFAAVFLVWSVFTIDAVISDMKEMHVMARRIELADHLNVNIHKLIRLSGEYIIGSDKAKRNEFDSTLRAMGDTLGEMESLPPYAPWDERKEGVKTGAVAVSELVLDVVYSDAKPGSRQITDKLNDAVVLADSVASDLDRFDTEAVIENRSLEAKANRRAAGARKMLYVFAAIGLALVAVLYYQLRRRITLPIEELYSGAERITSGDYSKEVSVTTNDELEDLADGFNNMSSVIKEREEKLRSMLKVIDSINSELVAAGRYKGTFLANMSHELKTPLTHILGFTELISIDSSSKLSESGQKYLGNITKSGNELLGHIEKLLDVTRTYEGVSTELVEFDLKTLVSEVVVEAERAAAEKGQTFILNEVSGLDVIKADRAMLKHIFESLLDNAVKFTPKGGTVGLGIDRKHFEGVDTLIMTVTDTGPGIASDVRHALFTPFSGAETGFVRNYGGLGLGLALTKKFVDAHGGSIALESEDGTGAKFTVKIPMHLSR